The proteins below come from a single Parageobacillus thermoglucosidasius genomic window:
- the tdcB gene encoding bifunctional threonine ammonia-lyase/L-serine ammonia-lyase TdcB, with protein sequence MINKILPLTIHDIKKAQQVLSGNARKTPLVKSFYLTSKTGGEIYLKLENMQLTGSFKFRGAFNKISNLTDDEKVRGVIACSAGNHAQGVALSSHLLGIKSKIVMPISAPQAKVDATRGYGSEVILHGETFDDAKARCEEIIQETGETYVHPYDDVEVMAGQGTIGFEILDDMWDVDTVIVPIGGGGLISGIAVALKSFNPSVNVVGVQADNVHGMKASYDSGKIVEHYKAPTIADGCAVKIPGKLTFEIVKELVDDIVTVSEEELEVAMKDLLQRGKTVVEGAGALATAALLAGKVDKYAKGKKVVAVISGGNVDLQRISSVCEHFFVANEITA encoded by the coding sequence ATGATTAACAAAATTTTGCCGCTTACCATTCATGATATAAAAAAAGCCCAACAAGTCCTTTCAGGAAATGCGCGCAAAACTCCTCTTGTTAAATCGTTTTATTTGACAAGTAAAACGGGCGGAGAGATTTATTTAAAGTTAGAAAATATGCAGTTAACCGGATCATTTAAGTTCCGCGGCGCATTTAATAAAATTTCAAATTTAACTGATGACGAAAAAGTGCGTGGCGTGATTGCTTGTTCAGCTGGCAATCATGCGCAAGGGGTTGCATTATCTTCCCATTTGCTTGGGATTAAAAGTAAAATTGTCATGCCAATTTCTGCACCACAAGCGAAAGTTGATGCAACAAGAGGATATGGCTCGGAAGTCATTTTACATGGCGAGACTTTTGACGATGCGAAGGCTAGATGTGAAGAAATTATACAAGAAACAGGAGAAACATATGTACATCCATACGATGATGTTGAGGTAATGGCTGGCCAAGGAACAATTGGTTTTGAAATTCTTGATGATATGTGGGATGTAGATACTGTCATTGTGCCTATTGGCGGAGGCGGCCTGATTTCAGGAATTGCAGTGGCGCTGAAATCTTTTAATCCTTCTGTCAATGTTGTCGGTGTCCAAGCCGACAATGTTCACGGAATGAAAGCTTCTTATGATAGCGGAAAAATTGTGGAGCATTATAAAGCCCCGACTATAGCTGACGGATGTGCAGTGAAAATCCCGGGAAAATTAACGTTCGAAATTGTTAAAGAACTAGTGGATGATATTGTAACAGTATCAGAAGAAGAATTGGAAGTAGCCATGAAAGACTTGCTGCAACGCGGAAAAACTGTCGTTGAGGGGGCCGGGGCGTTAGCTACCGCTGCTCTCCTTGCAGGCAAAGTGGATAAATATGCAAAAGGAAAAAAAGTAGTAGCGGTGATATCAGGCGGAAATGTCGATTTGCAGCGCATTTCAAGTGTATGTGAACATTTCTTTGTTGCTAATGAAATAACCGCGTAA
- the ald gene encoding alanine dehydrogenase — protein sequence MKIGVVKEIKKGEARVGMTPENVRKLVAEGHQVFVQKDAGLESGYTNDEYANAGASIVTQEEAWDVDMVVKVKEPLPEEYRYFKKDLIVWGFLHLAASKECVEAMRKAGTTAIAAETISENGVLTLLKPMSAIAGRRAVFMGAYYLEKQHQGQGILLSGIAGIPAGHVVILGGGNAGINACDMAIAIGCRVTILEINQAQIAYLKEKYKNAPVEVVESNTENLEKHIKEADLLISTILIPGAKPPKIVKEYMVQSMKPGSVIVDIAIDQGGTVETIDHYTTHDNPVFIKHGVLHYAVPNMPGATPRTATMALSNGNIEYLLAIANNGLENAMKHKPALASGVNIYKGTITYENLGKTLGLDYKPLKEMVKND from the coding sequence ATGAAAATTGGCGTAGTAAAAGAGATTAAAAAAGGAGAAGCACGTGTAGGAATGACTCCGGAAAATGTCCGGAAGTTAGTTGCGGAAGGGCATCAAGTTTTCGTTCAAAAAGATGCAGGCCTGGAATCTGGCTATACCAATGATGAATATGCAAATGCCGGGGCAAGCATCGTCACTCAGGAAGAAGCTTGGGATGTTGATATGGTAGTCAAAGTGAAGGAACCATTGCCTGAAGAGTATCGCTACTTTAAAAAAGATCTTATTGTATGGGGATTTTTGCATCTGGCCGCTTCAAAAGAATGTGTGGAAGCAATGAGAAAGGCGGGAACGACGGCAATTGCAGCAGAAACGATTAGCGAGAATGGCGTTTTGACATTATTAAAACCTATGAGTGCGATTGCTGGCCGCCGTGCCGTATTTATGGGAGCTTATTATTTGGAAAAACAACATCAAGGGCAAGGAATTTTATTATCAGGAATTGCGGGGATTCCTGCCGGGCATGTTGTCATTTTAGGTGGAGGCAATGCAGGGATTAATGCGTGTGATATGGCCATCGCAATTGGCTGCCGTGTGACTATCTTAGAAATAAATCAAGCACAAATTGCGTATTTGAAAGAAAAATATAAAAATGCTCCAGTTGAAGTGGTGGAATCCAATACGGAAAATCTTGAGAAACATATAAAAGAGGCAGACTTATTGATTTCAACCATCTTAATACCTGGAGCGAAACCGCCAAAAATTGTTAAGGAATATATGGTTCAATCAATGAAGCCGGGAAGTGTTATTGTTGATATTGCCATTGACCAAGGCGGCACAGTAGAAACCATTGATCACTATACAACACATGATAATCCTGTGTTTATTAAACATGGTGTACTGCATTATGCCGTGCCAAATATGCCAGGAGCGACCCCGAGAACTGCGACGATGGCATTATCCAACGGCAATATTGAGTACTTGTTGGCCATTGCTAATAACGGGTTGGAAAATGCAATGAAACATAAACCAGCGTTAGCATCTGGCGTAAACATTTATAAAGGAACTATTACTTATGAAAATTTAGGAAAAACATTAGGGTTAGATTATAAACCATTAAAGGAGATGGTAAAGAATGATTAA
- a CDS encoding helix-turn-helix transcriptional regulator: MDKELIRHYTNLMNYFSVILGPSYEFVLHVLDPDGGSHIAHIINGELSGRNLGAPLTDYARQLINEKVYLEKDFVANYRSKGANGKEFRSSTLFIKGEDNELLGLLCVNFDADHHYHLAKEVLKLAQLDVSTQDLKKATEKEKPIENLTINIQDMIYSLVDKNILESGAKLSQEQKVSIISKLKEQGIFNIKGAVVDVANTLGVSVASVYRYLQMINHSEKKQLR, encoded by the coding sequence TTGGATAAGGAACTAATCAGACATTATACGAATTTAATGAACTACTTTAGTGTCATATTAGGTCCTTCTTATGAGTTTGTTTTACATGTATTGGATCCAGATGGGGGCTCACATATTGCTCATATAATCAACGGTGAATTGAGCGGGAGAAATTTAGGGGCTCCATTAACGGACTATGCAAGGCAATTAATTAATGAAAAAGTATATTTAGAAAAAGATTTTGTGGCCAACTATCGCTCTAAAGGCGCTAATGGTAAAGAATTTCGTTCTTCTACCCTCTTTATTAAAGGAGAAGATAATGAATTACTTGGCCTTTTGTGTGTTAATTTTGATGCAGACCACCACTATCATTTGGCGAAAGAAGTTTTAAAACTAGCACAATTGGATGTCTCCACACAAGATCTTAAAAAAGCGACAGAAAAAGAAAAGCCTATTGAAAACTTAACCATTAATATTCAAGATATGATTTATTCTCTAGTAGATAAAAATATCCTCGAATCTGGAGCAAAGCTTTCGCAAGAGCAAAAGGTATCCATTATATCAAAATTAAAAGAACAAGGAATATTCAATATTAAAGGAGCAGTAGTTGATGTAGCTAATACATTGGGCGTGTCCGTCGCAAGTGTTTATCGCTATCTTCAAATGATTAATCACTCAGAAAAAAAACAACTTCGATAA
- a CDS encoding APC family permease, which translates to MSQQGLKKEIGFLAALTTVIGTVIGAGVFFKPTAVYGVTGTASLGLLAWLVGGVLTICAGLTAAELSAAIPETGGMMAYLKRTYGNLTAFLLGWAQTIIYFPANIAALAIIFGTQTVSLFGLNANEHRMMIVGIAILTATFITLMNFLGAKAAGGIQTVFTICKLLPLALITIFGLLHEGDVTFQLFPIEAGPDKSFISALGSGLLATMFAYDGWIHVGNVAGEMKNPKRDLPKAIILGLSIVMIVYLLINVAFLLVMSAAALAGTDTPASDVATILFGKMGGKLVSIGILISVFGTINGYTMTGMRIPYAMALEDKLPFSKWFATLSDKTRIPYNSGIFILLVAIIMMVLGGFNTLTDMLVFVIWIFYTMTFLAVIILRKKEPDLVRPYKVPLYPVIPIIAIIGGLFIVINTLFTQTFLALCGIGLTVLGLPIYMRKNGLKKLKNS; encoded by the coding sequence TTGTCACAACAGGGGCTTAAAAAAGAAATTGGTTTCTTGGCTGCTTTAACTACGGTGATTGGTACTGTAATTGGAGCTGGTGTTTTCTTTAAGCCAACTGCAGTATATGGTGTCACTGGGACGGCAAGTTTAGGGCTGCTTGCCTGGCTTGTTGGCGGCGTGTTAACTATTTGTGCAGGATTAACAGCAGCTGAATTATCGGCAGCCATTCCGGAAACAGGCGGCATGATGGCCTATTTAAAGCGTACGTATGGAAATTTAACAGCATTTTTATTAGGATGGGCGCAAACGATCATTTATTTTCCAGCAAATATTGCTGCGCTGGCGATTATTTTTGGAACGCAAACGGTAAGCCTGTTTGGATTAAATGCAAATGAACATAGAATGATGATTGTGGGAATTGCGATTCTTACGGCAACCTTTATCACTCTTATGAACTTTTTAGGCGCTAAAGCCGCCGGGGGCATTCAGACTGTTTTTACTATATGTAAATTGCTTCCTTTGGCTCTTATAACTATTTTCGGATTGCTGCATGAAGGCGATGTGACTTTCCAACTGTTTCCAATTGAAGCAGGGCCGGACAAATCTTTTATATCCGCCCTTGGTTCCGGGCTGCTGGCAACCATGTTTGCCTATGATGGGTGGATTCATGTGGGGAACGTCGCCGGAGAAATGAAAAATCCTAAGAGAGATTTACCTAAAGCAATTATATTAGGATTATCGATTGTTATGATCGTTTATTTATTAATTAATGTTGCATTCCTGTTGGTCATGTCTGCGGCAGCTCTTGCCGGAACTGATACGCCTGCATCTGATGTAGCAACCATTCTTTTTGGTAAAATGGGCGGAAAACTAGTTAGTATCGGTATTTTAATTTCGGTATTTGGCACCATTAATGGATATACGATGACGGGAATGCGAATCCCTTATGCAATGGCATTGGAAGATAAATTGCCTTTCAGCAAATGGTTTGCCACACTGTCTGATAAAACGCGAATCCCTTATAATTCTGGAATATTCATCTTGCTCGTTGCGATCATTATGATGGTTTTAGGCGGATTTAACACATTAACAGATATGTTAGTGTTTGTGATCTGGATATTCTATACGATGACTTTTCTTGCGGTGATCATTTTGCGCAAAAAAGAACCGGACCTTGTGCGCCCTTACAAGGTGCCTCTTTATCCTGTCATACCTATAATAGCGATTATTGGCGGGTTGTTTATCGTTATTAATACCTTATTCACACAAACATTCCTTGCGTTATGCGGAATCGGTTTAACCGTTTTAGGTCTTCCGATTTATATGCGCAAAAACGGATTGAAAAAACTTAAAAATAGTTAA
- a CDS encoding amino acid permease: MASLFKKKSVTQLLKESKSETFSKTLGAFDLTILGIGAIIGTGVLVLTGLVAARDAGPAVIFSFIIAAVVCGFAALCYAEIASTLPVSGSVYTYSYVTIGEFVAHLMGWTLLSVYILTASAVASGWTGYFYNLVSGFGLEIPKALLTIPSQGGIVNLPAVIITLVLTWLLSRGMKESKRVNNAMVLVKIGIVVLFIAVGAFYVKPENWVPFAPYGLSGILAGGATVFFAFLGFDALATSAEEVKNPQRDLPIGIIASLAVCTIIYIAVCLVMTGMVSYKELNVPEAMAYALEAVGQNKVAGVIAVGAVIGIMAVIFAYIYAATRVFFAMSRDGLLPEFFAKISKKTGAPTFSTWLTGIGSAFIAGFVDLKELSNLANIGALLTFSMVGVSVIILRKTHPNLQRGFKVPLVPVLPIISIACCLFLMINLPLTTWMYFSVWLAIGVCVYFAYSKKKAVISDDKRLEIKKAE, from the coding sequence GTGGCCAGCCTGTTTAAAAAAAAATCTGTTACGCAATTGTTAAAGGAAAGCAAAAGCGAGACTTTCTCGAAAACGTTGGGAGCATTTGATCTGACCATCTTAGGGATTGGCGCAATCATTGGTACCGGCGTCCTTGTATTAACCGGCTTAGTGGCAGCAAGAGATGCCGGTCCGGCAGTAATTTTTTCCTTTATCATCGCAGCGGTTGTTTGCGGTTTTGCCGCATTATGTTACGCAGAAATTGCTTCTACATTACCTGTTTCAGGCAGTGTATACACATATTCATATGTAACGATCGGTGAGTTTGTAGCCCATTTAATGGGGTGGACGTTGTTATCGGTATATATTTTAACGGCATCAGCGGTAGCTAGCGGATGGACAGGCTATTTCTATAACTTAGTGAGCGGTTTTGGCTTAGAAATACCTAAAGCACTGTTAACGATTCCGTCGCAAGGCGGGATTGTTAACTTGCCGGCAGTAATCATTACATTGGTGTTAACATGGTTACTATCACGCGGCATGAAAGAAAGCAAACGTGTGAATAATGCAATGGTATTAGTCAAAATTGGGATTGTTGTGCTGTTTATTGCAGTCGGTGCATTTTATGTAAAACCAGAAAACTGGGTGCCATTTGCGCCGTACGGTTTAAGCGGAATCCTTGCCGGAGGAGCAACAGTGTTCTTTGCTTTCTTAGGATTTGATGCACTGGCGACTTCGGCGGAAGAAGTGAAAAACCCGCAGCGTGATCTTCCGATTGGCATTATCGCTTCGTTGGCTGTTTGCACCATCATTTATATTGCGGTTTGCCTTGTGATGACTGGCATGGTTTCCTATAAAGAATTAAACGTGCCAGAAGCAATGGCTTATGCACTAGAAGCGGTTGGGCAAAATAAAGTAGCGGGTGTAATTGCGGTTGGCGCTGTCATTGGCATTATGGCAGTAATTTTCGCGTACATTTATGCAGCAACACGTGTATTCTTTGCCATGAGCCGTGACGGTTTATTGCCAGAATTTTTTGCGAAAATCAGCAAGAAAACGGGAGCGCCAACATTTTCAACTTGGCTGACAGGAATCGGCAGTGCTTTCATTGCTGGTTTTGTTGATTTAAAAGAATTGTCGAACTTGGCCAATATCGGGGCATTGCTGACATTTTCGATGGTTGGGGTATCTGTTATCATTCTTCGCAAAACACATCCGAATTTGCAGCGTGGATTTAAGGTTCCGCTCGTTCCGGTTTTGCCAATTATTTCAATAGCGTGTTGTTTATTTTTAATGATTAACTTGCCATTAACGACATGGATGTACTTCAGTGTTTGGTTAGCCATCGGAGTATGCGTTTACTTTGCATATTCGAAAAAAAAAGCAGTCATATCTGACGACAAAAGATTAGAGATAAAAAAAGCAGAATGA